A genomic stretch from Oleomonas cavernae includes:
- a CDS encoding acyl-CoA dehydrogenase family protein, whose translation MHNQPAPLPDHNVFEINLPLREAVAREGASWAADRLAGIGAVAGGREARDHAARSDRHPPVLHRYDGQGNRIDRVERDPSWHWLVDQTVAFDLHGITTRPGLPPAHAARAAMVLAWGELSLPTICPVSANYAMVPALAPSPALQQAWIGPLTATTPQLRFAAASMTERQGGSDIRGTETRAERQLDGTYLLTGRKWFVTCPWADVLLVLARAPEGLTCFLAESRHPGYRIERLKHKLGWHGLGVGEVELQALPAVRVGDEGRGVGTIMRMISFTRLDVMLENAAVLRAGVVTAVHHARQRLVLGKKLTDHSLMRNVLADLALESEAATMAAMRIARSYDQPGSKFARVALTLMKYWLSKRAAPHAAEALECLGGNGYVEASGMPRLLRDSVVGSVWEGSGNVAALDVLRAVRTEPEALDELVSECRTAQGGNRRLDHWMDTTLAHLAAWTASEDPEWDARIMVERLALMLEGALMVKFSPNTVADAFCAARLGDRSLAYGGLPRGASCGEILERALPS comes from the coding sequence ATGCACAATCAACCTGCCCCTCTTCCTGATCACAATGTCTTCGAGATCAATCTGCCGCTGCGCGAGGCGGTGGCGCGCGAAGGGGCCTCCTGGGCGGCCGATCGCCTTGCCGGGATCGGTGCGGTCGCCGGCGGCCGGGAGGCTCGCGACCATGCCGCCCGCAGCGACCGCCACCCGCCGGTGCTGCATCGCTACGACGGCCAGGGAAACCGCATCGACCGCGTCGAACGGGACCCCTCATGGCATTGGCTGGTCGACCAGACCGTGGCTTTCGACCTTCACGGGATCACCACCCGCCCCGGCCTGCCGCCCGCCCATGCCGCACGCGCCGCCATGGTCCTCGCCTGGGGCGAACTCAGCCTGCCGACGATCTGCCCCGTCTCCGCCAATTACGCGATGGTGCCGGCGCTTGCCCCTTCGCCGGCGCTGCAGCAGGCCTGGATCGGCCCGCTCACCGCGACTACGCCCCAACTCCGGTTCGCCGCCGCCTCGATGACGGAGCGCCAGGGCGGCTCGGATATCCGGGGCACCGAAACCCGGGCCGAGCGGCAGTTGGACGGCACCTATCTGCTGACCGGCCGCAAGTGGTTCGTCACCTGCCCCTGGGCGGATGTCCTGCTGGTTCTCGCCAGGGCACCGGAAGGGCTTACCTGCTTTCTCGCGGAGTCCCGCCACCCCGGCTACAGGATCGAGCGGCTGAAGCACAAGCTGGGCTGGCATGGCCTGGGCGTGGGCGAAGTGGAGCTTCAGGCCCTTCCCGCCGTTCGCGTCGGCGACGAGGGCCGGGGCGTGGGCACCATCATGCGCATGATTTCCTTCACGCGCCTCGACGTGATGCTGGAGAATGCCGCCGTGCTCAGGGCCGGCGTCGTCACGGCTGTGCACCATGCCCGCCAGCGCCTGGTGCTGGGAAAAAAGCTCACCGATCATTCCCTGATGCGCAATGTCCTGGCCGATCTCGCGCTCGAGTCCGAGGCGGCGACAATGGCGGCCATGCGCATCGCCCGCAGTTACGACCAGCCCGGCTCGAAATTCGCGCGGGTGGCGCTTACCCTGATGAAATACTGGTTGTCCAAGCGCGCCGCCCCGCATGCGGCCGAGGCGCTGGAATGTCTGGGCGGCAATGGCTATGTCGAGGCATCAGGCATGCCCAGGCTGCTGCGCGATTCGGTCGTCGGCTCGGTCTGGGAGGGCTCCGGCAACGTGGCGGCGCTGGATGTGCTGCGCGCGGTACGGACGGAACCCGAAGCGCTCGACGAGCTTGTCAGCGAATGCCGTACCGCCCAAGGCGGCAACCGCCGCCTGGATCACTGGATGGATACTACCCTGGCCCATCTCGCGGCCTGGACCGCCAGCGAAGATCCCGAATGGGACGCCCGCATCATGGTGGAACGCCTGGCCCTGATGCTGGAAGGCGCCCTGATGGTAAAGTTCAGCCCCAACACCGTCGCGGACGCCTTTTGCGCCGCACGGCTCGGCGATCGCTCTCTGGCATATGGCGGCCTGCCGCGCGGTGCTTCCTGCGGCGAGATACTGGAACGGGCTTTGCCAAGCTGA
- a CDS encoding phytoene desaturase family protein: MINPECPPYDAMVIGAGAGGLSAAARLVAAGRRTLLIEGLNRLGGRAASESIEGFTVNLGAIAIEKGSTFEETFNLVGVPLDIREPSPATVFSIDGKIVNVAKGGWGMLLGGLTRQAAKIGAKFADARAGDLPEAKLSTKEWLSKYTKNPTVHGLFRNLCAAIFAANADELPARAFLVYFAQKGAFKRFGFCPRGTMGLWNDLGDGIRRHGGEIWLETRAKGLRIEGGQVTAVEVERGGETLVVPTRSVICNMGPRASLELDGIEAFGPAYARQARDLPRPAANIVINFATREPIVDVPGLVTFSSTRRLCNIAEMTAMCPEMAPPGWHLHVAYAVPIPALGDFDEKAEIEASLQELCEQFPGFAQARLLSIRVMRDGWPAQRSCAGYDLPQETPIPNFWHVGDAVKSYGDGGTQACAETGKIAAALAGHWLDGAAVRSRAAL; encoded by the coding sequence ATGATCAACCCTGAATGCCCTCCCTACGATGCCATGGTGATCGGCGCAGGCGCAGGGGGCCTGAGCGCGGCAGCCCGCCTGGTCGCAGCCGGGCGCAGGACACTCCTGATCGAGGGCCTGAACCGCCTGGGCGGCCGCGCGGCCAGCGAGAGTATCGAGGGCTTCACCGTCAACCTCGGCGCAATCGCAATCGAGAAGGGCAGCACCTTCGAGGAAACCTTCAATCTCGTGGGTGTCCCGCTCGACATCCGCGAGCCCAGCCCCGCCACCGTCTTCAGCATCGACGGCAAGATCGTCAACGTCGCCAAGGGCGGCTGGGGCATGCTGCTGGGCGGCCTGACCAGGCAGGCGGCGAAGATCGGCGCGAAATTCGCCGATGCCCGCGCGGGCGACCTGCCGGAAGCCAAGCTCAGCACCAAGGAATGGCTGTCGAAGTACACGAAGAATCCGACGGTACACGGGCTGTTCCGCAATCTTTGTGCCGCGATTTTCGCGGCCAACGCCGACGAACTGCCGGCCCGCGCCTTCCTCGTCTATTTCGCCCAGAAAGGAGCCTTCAAGCGCTTCGGCTTCTGCCCGCGCGGCACCATGGGCCTTTGGAACGACCTGGGCGACGGCATCCGGCGCCATGGCGGCGAGATCTGGCTGGAAACCCGGGCCAAGGGCCTGCGGATCGAAGGCGGCCAGGTGACCGCGGTCGAGGTCGAACGCGGCGGCGAAACCCTGGTGGTTCCGACCCGCAGCGTGATCTGCAACATGGGGCCCCGCGCCTCGCTCGAGCTTGACGGAATCGAGGCTTTCGGCCCGGCCTATGCCCGGCAGGCGCGCGATCTGCCCCGGCCGGCCGCCAACATCGTCATCAATTTCGCTACCCGCGAGCCTATCGTCGATGTTCCCGGCCTCGTTACGTTCAGCAGCACCCGCCGCCTCTGCAACATCGCCGAGATGACCGCCATGTGCCCCGAGATGGCACCGCCCGGCTGGCACCTCCATGTCGCCTATGCCGTGCCCATTCCAGCACTCGGCGATTTCGACGAGAAGGCCGAAATCGAGGCCTCGCTGCAGGAGCTGTGCGAACAGTTCCCTGGCTTCGCCCAGGCCCGGCTGCTCTCCATCCGCGTGATGCGCGACGGCTGGCCGGCCCAGCGCTCCTGCGCCGGCTACGACCTGCCGCAGGAGACCCCTATCCCCAACTTCTGGCACGTCGGGGATGCGGTGAAGAGCTATGGCGATGGTGGCACGCAGGCCTGCGCCGAAACCGGCAAGATCGCTGCGGCCCTTGCCGGCCACTGGCTCGACGGTGCCGCGGTGCGGTCGCGCGCCGCCCTCTAA
- a CDS encoding enoyl-CoA hydratase/isomerase family protein produces MDGKTDAQSVSIVDRGLVLLRLDADGVAHMTLNRPDAANGLNIDMLRALEAVLLQVHGDSRIRALLVTGEGRNFCAGGDVHVFLEQGEGLPAFIRVATALLQSVAGLLIHLEVPVVAAVHGYAAGGGGMGLVCSADLVVAAESARFMAGATRVAMVPDAGVTASLSQIVGFRRAMEIVLLNEPLTAEEARQMGLINRVVADDRLLDEALALARRLARGAPAAQAATKRLMWSGIGQGVEAVMPIENATQAYLSGLADAREGLRAVIEKRAPRFLGQ; encoded by the coding sequence ATGGACGGCAAGACCGACGCTCAATCTGTTTCGATCGTGGACCGTGGCCTGGTTCTGCTGCGCCTCGATGCCGATGGCGTCGCCCATATGACGCTGAACCGGCCCGATGCCGCCAATGGCCTGAACATCGACATGCTGAGGGCGCTCGAAGCGGTCCTCCTGCAGGTCCACGGCGACAGCCGCATCCGAGCCCTGCTGGTGACGGGCGAGGGGCGGAATTTCTGTGCCGGCGGGGATGTTCACGTCTTCCTGGAACAGGGGGAGGGTTTGCCCGCCTTCATCCGGGTGGCGACCGCCCTGCTGCAGAGCGTGGCGGGCCTGCTGATCCACCTCGAGGTGCCGGTGGTTGCCGCGGTTCATGGCTATGCGGCGGGTGGCGGCGGCATGGGGCTTGTCTGTTCGGCCGATCTCGTGGTGGCGGCGGAAAGCGCCAGGTTCATGGCGGGTGCCACCCGCGTCGCCATGGTGCCCGATGCCGGTGTCACCGCCAGCCTGAGCCAGATCGTCGGCTTTCGCCGGGCGATGGAAATCGTGCTGCTGAACGAGCCTTTGACCGCCGAAGAGGCCCGGCAGATGGGCCTGATCAACCGCGTGGTCGCCGATGACCGGCTGCTTGACGAGGCGCTGGCGCTTGCCCGGCGCCTGGCCCGCGGCGCACCGGCGGCCCAGGCGGCGACGAAACGCCTGATGTGGAGCGGCATCGGCCAGGGGGTGGAGGCGGTGATGCCGATCGAAAATGCCACCCAGGCCTATCTGTCCGGCCTCGCGGACGCGCGCGAGGGCCTGCGCGCCGTCATCGAGAAGCGTGCGCCGCGCTTCCTGGGGCAGTGA
- a CDS encoding SDR family NAD(P)-dependent oxidoreductase, producing the protein MTRYAKGRRAFVTGGGKGIGEAICHHLAALGVDVVVADIDEAAARAVAGAIGGLAAPLDVTDIERVAAVIAETGPFDILVNNAGRDQHAFFTKTTPAEWQALVAVNLLSVFATTHAALPAMQERGFGRIVNIASEAGRLGSKGGAVYAAAKGGVIAFTRSIARENGPKGITANVVLPGPVDTPLLRAAVAAGGEKLLGAMTGATLLGRLGTPAEIAAAVGFLASEEAGFITGEAIGVSGGMGCG; encoded by the coding sequence ATGACGCGGTACGCCAAGGGGCGCCGGGCCTTCGTGACCGGCGGCGGCAAGGGGATCGGCGAGGCGATCTGCCACCACCTCGCGGCCCTTGGCGTGGATGTGGTCGTCGCCGACATCGACGAGGCGGCGGCCCGCGCCGTTGCCGGGGCGATCGGCGGCCTCGCAGCGCCGCTTGACGTGACCGACATCGAACGGGTGGCTGCGGTCATCGCCGAAACCGGGCCCTTCGACATCCTGGTCAACAATGCGGGCAGGGACCAGCATGCCTTCTTCACGAAGACGACGCCGGCCGAATGGCAGGCCCTGGTGGCGGTCAATCTGCTCTCGGTCTTCGCAACCACCCACGCAGCCCTGCCGGCCATGCAGGAGAGGGGCTTCGGCCGCATCGTCAACATCGCCTCGGAGGCCGGGCGCCTCGGCTCCAAGGGCGGCGCGGTCTATGCCGCCGCGAAGGGCGGCGTGATCGCCTTCACCCGTTCGATCGCGCGGGAAAATGGACCCAAGGGAATTACGGCGAATGTCGTGCTGCCCGGGCCGGTGGATACGCCCCTGCTGCGCGCGGCCGTTGCGGCGGGGGGCGAGAAACTGCTGGGGGCGATGACCGGGGCCACCCTGCTCGGCCGCCTGGGCACGCCGGCGGAGATCGCGGCGGCGGTCGGGTTCCTGGCGAGCGAGGAGGCGGGTTTCATTACCGGCGAGGCCATCGGCGTTTCCGGCGGCATGGGCTGCGGGTGA
- a CDS encoding alpha/beta hydrolase, whose product MSEQRPIDVVTARVKAVYSRWRRSTPIAQMRADWDELFGYMPDGVSVEPVRIGTLEAAWIGAPGAHADRAILYFHGGGFQVGSIRSHLELMASISAAAGCRVLGVNYRLAPEHRFPAPLLDAAAAYDWLLAQGFSPAQVALAGDSAGGGLVLSTLLRLRDAGRPLPAAAAVMSVWTDLTAAGASYETRREADPIHQQPMILAMAANYLGTGGDPTDPLASPLFGDLRGLPPLLIQVGDRETVLSDSEDFAARARDAGVAVELQVYPDMIHVFQQFPRDLAQARAAIAAIGDFLAPRFARRSLDED is encoded by the coding sequence ATGTCTGAACAGCGACCCATCGATGTGGTGACGGCGAGGGTGAAAGCCGTCTACAGCCGTTGGCGCCGGTCGACGCCCATTGCCCAGATGCGGGCGGACTGGGACGAATTGTTCGGCTACATGCCGGACGGCGTATCGGTCGAGCCGGTGCGGATCGGCACGCTGGAGGCAGCCTGGATCGGCGCCCCCGGCGCGCACGCCGACCGCGCCATTCTCTATTTCCATGGCGGGGGATTTCAGGTCGGGTCAATCCGCTCGCACCTGGAATTGATGGCGTCTATTTCGGCGGCGGCTGGTTGCCGCGTGCTCGGCGTGAACTACCGCCTCGCCCCGGAGCACCGCTTTCCAGCACCGCTGCTCGACGCGGCGGCGGCTTACGACTGGCTGTTGGCGCAGGGCTTTTCACCGGCCCAGGTGGCGCTGGCGGGGGATTCCGCCGGGGGCGGTCTGGTGCTTTCAACGCTGCTGCGCCTGCGCGATGCCGGCCGCCCGCTGCCTGCGGCCGCGGCGGTGATGTCGGTCTGGACCGACCTGACCGCCGCCGGCGCCAGCTACGAGACCCGCCGCGAGGCGGATCCCATCCACCAGCAACCGATGATCCTGGCGATGGCGGCGAACTACCTGGGGACGGGGGGAGACCCGACGGATCCCCTGGCCTCGCCCCTGTTCGGCGATCTTCGCGGCCTGCCGCCCCTGCTGATCCAGGTCGGCGACCGGGAAACCGTGCTCAGCGACTCGGAAGATTTCGCGGCCAGGGCACGCGATGCGGGCGTGGCGGTGGAACTCCAGGTCTATCCCGACATGATCCACGTCTTTCAGCAGTTTCCCCGCGATCTTGCCCAGGCCCGCGCCGCCATCGCGGCGATCGGCGATTTCCTGGCGCCGCGTTTTGCCCGGCGTTCCCTTGATGAGGATTGA
- a CDS encoding 3-oxoacyl-[acyl-carrier-protein] synthase III C-terminal domain-containing protein: protein MVGIVEYGGYIPRLRLDRRAVAEANAWYAPNLSGKARGSRAMANWDEDSLTMAVAAARDCLGTAEDRGHVAAVFLASCTLPFTERLNAGVLCEALTLAPATDALEFGGSQRAGLSALIQGLVRARADGGKVLVIGADNRKAQAASGQELDYGDGAGALLVGGDKVLASFLGAGTVTVDFVDHFRQAGRETDYAWEERWIRDEGISKLVPQAVAAALAQAGVAAGDVDHFIFPSSFKKMDEQVANRCGIPTEAVVDALLDRIGDTGTGHALLLLAHVLESAKPGQVIVAAQFGSGAQAVVFRVTEEIASFRPAKGVSAWLARGVAERNYTKFLSFKGQLALERGMRGEQDRKTALTTAYRHRAAILGLVGGRCQETGRVHFPPSRFAHGQGQGQPLQDTQVPYKMAERQGTVLSWSAEYLSFHRAPPHTYGQVDFDGGGRILMEFTDVAKGDIEAGTKVEMVFRIKDIDDLRGYTRYFWKAVPVRPGQALEQQAAE, encoded by the coding sequence ATGGTTGGCATCGTTGAATACGGCGGTTACATCCCGCGCCTGAGGCTCGACCGCCGCGCGGTCGCGGAGGCGAATGCCTGGTATGCCCCCAATCTCTCGGGCAAGGCCAGGGGCAGCCGGGCCATGGCCAATTGGGATGAGGACAGTCTCACCATGGCCGTGGCGGCGGCGCGCGACTGCCTGGGCACGGCGGAGGATCGCGGCCATGTCGCGGCCGTGTTCCTGGCCTCCTGCACCCTGCCTTTCACCGAAAGATTGAATGCGGGCGTGCTCTGCGAGGCCCTGACCCTGGCCCCGGCAACCGATGCCCTCGAATTCGGCGGTTCGCAGCGGGCCGGCCTCTCCGCCCTCATCCAGGGCCTGGTGCGGGCCAGGGCGGATGGCGGCAAGGTCCTGGTCATCGGTGCCGACAACCGCAAGGCCCAGGCCGCCAGCGGGCAGGAACTGGACTATGGCGATGGTGCCGGCGCCCTGCTGGTCGGCGGCGACAAGGTGCTGGCATCGTTCCTGGGCGCCGGCACGGTGACGGTCGATTTCGTCGATCATTTCCGCCAGGCCGGGCGGGAGACCGACTATGCCTGGGAGGAGCGCTGGATCCGCGACGAGGGCATCTCGAAGCTGGTGCCGCAGGCTGTCGCCGCGGCGCTGGCCCAGGCGGGCGTCGCCGCCGGCGATGTCGACCATTTCATCTTTCCCTCCAGCTTCAAGAAGATGGACGAGCAGGTGGCGAACCGCTGCGGCATCCCGACCGAGGCGGTGGTGGATGCCCTGCTGGACCGGATCGGGGATACCGGAACCGGCCATGCCCTGCTGCTGCTGGCCCATGTCCTTGAAAGTGCGAAGCCGGGGCAGGTGATCGTCGCTGCGCAGTTCGGCAGCGGGGCCCAGGCCGTGGTGTTCCGCGTGACCGAAGAGATCGCGTCGTTCCGGCCGGCCAAGGGGGTTTCGGCCTGGCTGGCGCGCGGGGTGGCCGAGCGGAACTATACCAAGTTCCTGTCCTTCAAGGGGCAACTGGCGCTGGAACGCGGCATGCGCGGCGAACAGGACCGCAAGACCGCGCTGACCACGGCCTATCGCCACCGCGCGGCCATCCTGGGCCTGGTCGGCGGGCGCTGCCAGGAGACGGGGCGGGTTCACTTCCCGCCGTCCCGCTTCGCTCATGGCCAGGGCCAGGGCCAGCCCCTGCAGGACACCCAGGTGCCCTACAAGATGGCGGAACGCCAGGGCACGGTGCTGAGCTGGTCGGCGGAGTACCTCTCCTTCCACCGCGCCCCGCCGCACACCTATGGCCAGGTCGATTTCGACGGCGGCGGCCGCATCCTCATGGAATTCACCGATGTCGCCAAAGGCGATATCGAGGCGGGCACCAAGGTGGAGATGGTTTTCCGCATCAAGGACATCGACGATCTTCGGGGTTACACCCGGTATTTCTGGAAGGCGGTGCCGGTGCGCCCCGGCCAGGCCCTGGAACAGCAGGCGGCGGAGTGA
- a CDS encoding acetyl-CoA acetyltransferase, with the protein MAKGIKDRVAILGMGCSKFGERWDASPEDLMVEAYVEALADAGIAAEQIDAAWFSTHMDDVGTGRGGTPLSIALRLPDIGVTRVENFCAGGSEAIRAAVYAVAAGACDIALAVGVEKLKDTGYGGLPVATVGTYIPQWYPNAVAPANFAQLASAYRTRHGVDAALLKRAIAHVSVKSHANGARNPKAHLRNTITEDQVLKAPIVAEPLGLFDCCGVSDGAAAVIVTRPDLARALGKSDLVTFKALQVVASNGWEMQANEWDGSYVHTARVAARRAYAEAGIANPRKDISMTEVHDCFSITELVTMEDLGLSEPGQAVRDVLDGVFDADGAVPCQIDGGLKCFGHPIGASGIRMLYEMYLQLLGRAGTRQLVDPRIGLTHNLGGQPSQNICSVSIVGLEGV; encoded by the coding sequence ATGGCTAAAGGCATCAAGGACCGTGTCGCCATCCTCGGCATGGGGTGCAGCAAGTTCGGCGAGCGCTGGGACGCGAGCCCCGAGGACCTGATGGTCGAGGCCTATGTCGAGGCCCTGGCCGATGCCGGCATCGCTGCGGAACAGATCGACGCCGCCTGGTTCTCGACCCACATGGACGATGTGGGGACCGGGCGCGGCGGCACGCCGCTGTCGATCGCGCTGCGCCTGCCGGACATCGGCGTGACCCGGGTCGAGAATTTCTGCGCCGGCGGGTCCGAGGCGATCCGGGCCGCGGTCTATGCCGTCGCCGCCGGGGCCTGCGACATCGCGCTGGCGGTCGGGGTCGAGAAGCTGAAGGACACGGGCTATGGCGGCCTGCCGGTGGCGACCGTGGGCACCTATATCCCGCAATGGTATCCCAACGCGGTGGCGCCGGCGAATTTCGCGCAACTGGCCAGCGCCTATCGAACCAGGCACGGCGTCGACGCGGCGCTGCTGAAGCGTGCAATCGCCCATGTTTCGGTCAAGAGCCACGCCAACGGCGCCCGCAACCCCAAGGCCCATCTGCGCAACACGATCACCGAGGACCAGGTGCTGAAGGCGCCGATCGTCGCCGAACCGCTGGGCCTGTTCGATTGCTGCGGCGTCTCGGACGGGGCGGCGGCGGTGATCGTCACCCGGCCCGATCTGGCGCGGGCGCTCGGCAAGAGCGATCTCGTCACCTTCAAGGCCTTGCAGGTCGTCGCCTCCAACGGCTGGGAGATGCAGGCCAACGAATGGGACGGCAGCTATGTCCACACGGCGCGCGTGGCGGCCCGCCGGGCCTATGCCGAGGCGGGGATCGCCAACCCGCGCAAGGACATCAGCATGACCGAGGTGCACGACTGCTTCTCGATCACCGAACTGGTAACCATGGAGGATCTCGGCCTGTCCGAGCCGGGTCAGGCGGTGCGCGACGTGCTGGACGGCGTGTTCGACGCCGATGGCGCGGTGCCCTGCCAGATCGACGGCGGTCTCAAGTGCTTCGGCCATCCGATCGGGGCCAGCGGCATCCGCATGCTCTATGAGATGTATCTCCAGCTTCTGGGCCGGGCAGGTACGCGGCAATTGGTCGATCCGCGCATCGGGCTGACCCACAATCTGGGCGGCCAGCCGTCGCAGAACATCTGCTCGGTCTCGATCGTCGGGCTCGAGGGGGTCTGA
- a CDS encoding enoyl-CoA hydratase/isomerase family protein, translated as MADPVILVDRPAAHVARLLINRPDKRNAIDHAVRQQMAAALSALAGDPDIRALVLGGVAGVFSAGGDLPSMKGLDEAGARARMAHIHGLCRQIAEASLAIVSAVEGIGAGGAIGLALLGDEIVVGEGTRILFPFLRLGLTPDWGQLLTLPRRVGLPAARRLLIGGGPVDGAEAFRIGLADEVTADGQVMTRAIERASALAQLPRDALLRMNRRLEMPSATLSDELAREADDQARCLTGAEFNEGYEAFLARRTPDFSHL; from the coding sequence TTGGCTGACCCCGTCATTCTGGTGGACCGGCCGGCGGCTCATGTCGCCCGGCTGCTGATCAACCGGCCGGACAAGAGGAACGCCATCGACCATGCCGTCCGCCAGCAGATGGCGGCCGCCCTTTCGGCCTTGGCCGGCGACCCGGACATCCGGGCGCTGGTGCTGGGCGGGGTCGCGGGGGTCTTTTCGGCGGGCGGCGACCTGCCCAGCATGAAGGGGCTGGACGAGGCCGGCGCGCGGGCGCGGATGGCGCATATTCATGGCCTGTGCCGGCAGATCGCCGAGGCATCGCTGGCGATCGTCAGCGCCGTCGAGGGGATTGGCGCCGGCGGCGCCATCGGCTTGGCGCTGCTAGGCGACGAGATCGTCGTGGGGGAGGGGACGCGCATTCTCTTCCCCTTCCTGCGGCTGGGCCTGACCCCGGACTGGGGCCAGCTTTTGACCCTGCCGCGGCGGGTGGGCCTGCCGGCCGCGCGGCGCCTGCTGATCGGGGGCGGGCCGGTTGATGGCGCCGAGGCCTTCCGCATCGGCCTGGCCGATGAAGTGACGGCGGACGGCCAAGTGATGACGCGGGCGATCGAGCGGGCCTCGGCCCTTGCCCAGTTGCCACGGGATGCCCTGCTGCGCATGAACCGGCGGCTGGAGATGCCGAGCGCCACCCTGTCCGACGAACTGGCGCGCGAGGCGGACGACCAGGCCCGCTGCTTGACCGGGGCCGAATTCAATGAAGGCTACGAGGCGTTCCTGGCCAGGCGAACGCCCGATTTTTCCCATCTGTGA
- a CDS encoding 3-hydroxyacyl-CoA dehydrogenase NAD-binding domain-containing protein — protein sequence MTIPSSLTIGVVGAGTMGRGIVQLFAQAGHRVIAVDAVAGAAEAAVAGVADTLDLLVRKGRLSEDARRDAVARMMAAPALAALGACDVVIEAIVEDLGAKRALFHALEAVVSPDAVLASNTSSLTVSEIAAGCAVPARVAGLHFFNPVPLMKVVEVIAAVRTAPAVVTRLCDLVAGTGHRAVVAADQPGFLVNHAGRGLYTEGLRIVEEQAASPATVDLILREAAGFRMGPFELMDLTGLDVSGKVMASIYEQFQQEPRYRPSSLVPPRIAGGLYGRKTGEGWYRYEDGKPLLPSRPVVPVVPTGITVWIDPDADDREALATLVAGAGCELVARPRDAALLLIQPWGLDATGAALAGGWMPPAVSRWIRCRGSTGTAPSC from the coding sequence ATGACCATTCCGTCTTCCCTGACCATCGGTGTGGTCGGCGCCGGCACCATGGGGCGCGGCATCGTTCAGCTCTTCGCCCAGGCCGGCCATCGGGTGATCGCCGTCGATGCCGTCGCGGGTGCGGCCGAGGCGGCGGTGGCGGGTGTCGCCGATACGCTGGACCTTCTGGTGCGCAAGGGGCGGCTGAGCGAGGATGCCCGGCGCGACGCGGTCGCGCGCATGATGGCGGCGCCGGCGCTGGCGGCGCTTGGGGCCTGCGATGTCGTGATCGAGGCGATCGTCGAGGATCTGGGGGCCAAGCGCGCGCTGTTCCACGCGCTCGAGGCCGTGGTCTCGCCCGATGCCGTCCTGGCGAGCAACACATCGTCCCTGACCGTTTCGGAAATCGCCGCCGGCTGTGCCGTGCCGGCCCGCGTGGCCGGGCTGCATTTCTTCAATCCCGTGCCCCTGATGAAGGTGGTCGAGGTCATTGCCGCCGTGCGCACCGCGCCAGCGGTGGTGACGCGGCTTTGCGACCTGGTCGCCGGCACCGGCCACCGGGCAGTGGTGGCGGCCGACCAGCCGGGCTTCCTGGTCAATCATGCCGGGCGCGGCCTCTACACCGAGGGCTTGCGCATCGTCGAGGAGCAGGCGGCAAGCCCGGCAACGGTCGACCTGATCCTGCGGGAGGCGGCGGGCTTCCGCATGGGACCGTTCGAATTGATGGACCTGACCGGCCTCGATGTGTCGGGCAAGGTCATGGCCTCGATCTATGAACAATTCCAGCAGGAGCCGCGCTATCGCCCGTCCTCCCTGGTGCCGCCGCGCATCGCAGGCGGTCTCTACGGCCGCAAGACCGGCGAGGGCTGGTATCGCTACGAGGATGGCAAGCCGCTGCTACCATCCCGGCCGGTGGTACCGGTCGTGCCCACGGGGATCACTGTCTGGATCGACCCCGACGCCGATGACCGGGAAGCGTTGGCTACCCTGGTGGCCGGCGCTGGTTGCGAACTGGTGGCTAGGCCGCGGGATGCGGCGCTGCTACTGATTCAGCCCTGGGGCCTGGATGCGACCGGCGCGGCGCTGGCCGGGGGCTGGATGCCGCCCGCTGTGTCGCGGTGGATCCGTTGCCGGGGCTCGACCGGCACCGCACCCTCATGCTGA
- a CDS encoding 3-hydroxyacyl-CoA dehydrogenase family protein encodes MPGLDRHRTLMLTAVTGAPARDAAHALLAADGAGVSVIGDSPGFVVQRVLATIVNIAAGIAQRGIASVPDIEDAVKLGLGYPHGPLSWGDRIGGARILAILRAMQAATGDPRYRPSPWLVRRAGLGLSLLTPEAGR; translated from the coding sequence TTGCCGGGGCTCGACCGGCACCGCACCCTCATGCTGACGGCGGTGACCGGCGCGCCGGCCCGCGATGCCGCCCATGCCCTGCTGGCCGCGGACGGCGCCGGCGTCAGCGTGATCGGCGACAGCCCCGGCTTTGTCGTCCAGCGGGTGCTGGCGACGATCGTCAATATCGCCGCCGGCATCGCCCAGCGCGGCATCGCCTCGGTTCCCGATATCGAGGATGCGGTGAAGCTGGGGCTGGGCTATCCCCACGGCCCCCTGTCCTGGGGCGACAGGATCGGTGGCGCGCGGATCCTGGCCATCCTGCGGGCGATGCAGGCGGCAACGGGGGACCCGCGCTACCGCCCCAGCCCCTGGCTGGTCCGGCGGGCGGGCCTGGGCCTGTCCCTGCTGACGCCCGAGGCCGGGCGGTAA